A DNA window from Mobula birostris isolate sMobBir1 chromosome 3, sMobBir1.hap1, whole genome shotgun sequence contains the following coding sequences:
- the htr1aa gene encoding 5-hydroxytryptamine (serotonin) receptor 1A a: protein MEMYNNSTLSYSGFTKENNTNFSEVTLTYQIITSLFIGTMILCSIIGNACVIAAIALERSLQNVANYLIGSLAVTDLMVSVLVLPMAALYQVLNKWTLGQVTCDIFISLDVLCCTSSILHLCAIALDRYWAITNPIDYVNKRTPKRAAILISLTWLVGFLISIPPMLGWRTPEDRADPDACKISQDPGYTIYSTFGAFYIPLILMLVLYGRIFKAARFRIRKTVKKSEKQKVADTCLAVSPAAAQKKSNGENSKNWRRSVEPKPACVNGAVRHGEEGSALEVIEVHHNPKGHLHLPNNTNSQLTFCFEDRNEKNVEAKRKVALARERKTVKTLGIIMGTFIFCWLPFFIVALVLPFCGQRCYMPIWLHAVINWQGYSNSLLNPIIYAYFNKDFQSAFKKIIKCNFCRQ from the coding sequence ATGGAAATGTACAATAACAGCACCCTGTCCTACTCGGGTTTCACCAAGGAAAACAACACGAACTTTTCAGAGGTGACGCTGACGTACCAGATTATAACTTCACTGTTTATAGGGACTATGATCCTTTGTTCTATCATTGGAAATGCTTGTGTGATTGCTGCCATAGCTCTGGAACGTTCTCTCCAAAACGTAGCCAACTATCTAATAGGGTCACTTGCTGTCACAGACCTGATGGTCTCGGTGTTGGTGCTGCCCATGGCTGCTCTGTACCAAGTTCTGAACAAATGGACCCTGGGACAGGTAACCTGTGATATTTTTATCTCTTTAGACGTGTTGTGCTGTACATCTTCCATCCTACACCTGTGCGCTATTGCTCTGGACAGATACTGGGCTATAACAAATCCAATAGACTATGTCAACAAGAGGACTCCCAAACGAGCTGCTATTCTAATAAGCTTGACATGGCTGGTCGGATTTTTAATTTCAATCCCACCCATGCTAGGCTGGAGAACACCCGAAGACCGAGCTGATCCCGATGCTTGTAAGATCAGTCAAGATCCGGGCTACACCATTTATTCCACCTTCGGAGCGTTTTACATCCCGCTGATCTTGATGCTAGTTCTGTACGGGAGGATATTCAAAGCCGCCAGATTCCGCATTCGTAAGACCGTGAAGAAATCGGAGAAGCAGAAAGTAGCAGACACTTGCCTGGCAGTTTCTCCAGCTGCCGCACAGAAGAAAAGCAACGGCGAGAACAGTAAAAACTGGAGGAGGAGTGTGGAGCCCAAACCTGCCTGTGTCAATGGGGCCGTTCGGCACGGGGAAGAAGGGTCAGCTCTAGAAGTCATCGAAGTACACCACAACCCGAAAGGTCACCTTCATCTGCCCAACAACACCAACAGCCAATTGACGTTTTGCTTTGAGGATAGGAATGAAAAGAACGTTGAAGCCAAGAGAAAAGTGGCCCTTGCCCGCGAGAGGAAAACTGTAAAAACTTTGGGCATCATTATGGGGACCTTCATCTTCTGCTGGTTGCCATTTTTCATCGTTGCCCTTGTTCTGCCGTTCTGCGGACAGCGGTGTTACATGCCAATCTGGCTTCACGCCGTCATCAACTGGCAGGGCTATTCCAACTCATTGCTAAATCCCATCATTTATGCTTATTTCAATAAGGATTTCCAAAGTGCTTTCAAGAAAATTATAAAATGCAATTTCTGCAGACAATAA